The Daucus carota subsp. sativus chromosome 7, DH1 v3.0, whole genome shotgun sequence genome window below encodes:
- the LOC108193807 gene encoding uncharacterized protein LOC108193807 isoform X2 has product MQCQKTLAKMGHIGRSTFVKKANETTRLLLTTFIGVFFGFVIGVSFPVLSLSLSSDYLPLSEFIQVMDPSIPAQAKVQTNDKSKIWVPSNPRGAERLPPGIVVPESDLYPRRLYGKPSEDLTVIPKYLVTFTVGHKQMHNIDAAIKKFSGNFTVVLFHYDNRTSDWDAYEWSKKAIHISVQKQTKWWFAKRFLHPDIVAAYEYIFIWDEDLGVEHFESEEYIKLVKKHGLEISQPGLEPDAKALTWQMTKRRGDREVHKETEEKPGWCPDPHLPPCAGFVEIMAPVFSREAWRCVWYMIQSDLVHGWGLDFAVRKCIEPAHEKIGVVDAQWIVHQGIPSLGGQGESNDGKQPWQGVRQRCRSEWKMFQDRLANAEKEYYQLTGTSSST; this is encoded by the exons ATGCAGTGTCAGAAGACTTTAGCTAAAATGGGACATATAGGTCGCAG TACCTTTGTCAAAAAAGCAAATGAGACTACCAGACTTCTGTTAACAACTTTTATTGGAGTTTTTTTTGGTTTCGTGATTGGGGTATCATTTCCTGTCCTATCA CTGAGTCTTTCCTCCGATTATCTTCCCCTCTCTGAATTTATTCAGGTTATGGATCCTAGTATCCCAGCCCAAGCTAAAGTTCAAACCAATGATAAGTCTAAG ATATGGGTCCCATCAAATCCACGAGGTGCGGAAAGATTACCGCCAGGCATTGTTGTGCCAGAGTCAGACTTGTATCCTCGTAGATTGTACGGTAAACCCAGTGAG GACTTAACTGTCATTCCAAAGTACCTTGTGACATTTACCGTTGGTCATAAGCAGATGCATAATATTGATGCCGCTATTAAGAag TTTTCAGGTAACTTTACTGTCGTTCTGTTTCATTATGATAATCGAACAAGTGACTGGGATGCATATGAGTGGTCAAAGAAGGCTATCCATATAAGTGTGCAGAAGCAGACAAAATG GTGGTTTGCAAAAAGATTCCTTCATCCTGATATCGTTGCTGCCTATGAGTACATATTTATCTGGGATGAAGACCTTGGGGTGGAGCATTTTGAATCTGAAGA ATATATAAAACTTGTGAAGAAGCATGGTTTGGAGATTTCACAGCCTGGTCTAGAGCCGGACGCCAAAGCATTAACATGGCAAATGACCAAGAGAAGAGGCGATCGTGAAGTTCACAA AGAAACAGAGGAGAAACCCGGCTGGTGCCCAGACCCTCATTTACCTCCCTGCGCAGG GTTTGTCGAAATCATGGCACCTGTATTTTCTAGAGAAGCATGGCGCTGTGTATGGTATATGATTCAG AGTGACTTAGTTCATGGATGGGGTCTTGACTTTGCTGTTCGAAAATGTATTGAG CCTGCTCACGAGAAAATAGGTGTTGTAGACGCCCAATGGATTGTACATCAAGGTATTCCATCACTAGGGGGACAG GGTGAATCAAACGACGGGAAGCAACCATGGCAAGGG GTGAGACAAAGGTGTAGATCAGAGTGGAAAATGTTTCAAGATCGCCTTGCCAATGCTGAAAAAGAATATTACCAATTGACGGGAACTTCCAGTTCCACATAA
- the LOC108193807 gene encoding uncharacterized protein LOC108193807 isoform X4 translates to MQCQKTLAKMGHIGRSTFVKKANETTRLLLTTFIGVFFGFVIGVSFPVLSISKVMDPSIPAQAKVQTNDKSKIWVPSNPRGAERLPPGIVVPESDLYPRRLYGKPSEDLTVIPKYLVTFTVGHKQMHNIDAAIKKFSGNFTVVLFHYDNRTSDWDAYEWSKKAIHISVQKQTKWWFAKRFLHPDIVAAYEYIFIWDEDLGVEHFESEEYIKLVKKHGLEISQPGLEPDAKALTWQMTKRRGDREVHKETEEKPGWCPDPHLPPCAGFVEIMAPVFSREAWRCVWYMIQSDLVHGWGLDFAVRKCIEPAHEKIGVVDAQWIVHQGIPSLGGQGESNDGKQPWQGVRQRCRSEWKMFQDRLANAEKEYYQLTGTSSST, encoded by the exons ATGCAGTGTCAGAAGACTTTAGCTAAAATGGGACATATAGGTCGCAG TACCTTTGTCAAAAAAGCAAATGAGACTACCAGACTTCTGTTAACAACTTTTATTGGAGTTTTTTTTGGTTTCGTGATTGGGGTATCATTTCCTGTCCTATCAATAAGTAAG GTTATGGATCCTAGTATCCCAGCCCAAGCTAAAGTTCAAACCAATGATAAGTCTAAG ATATGGGTCCCATCAAATCCACGAGGTGCGGAAAGATTACCGCCAGGCATTGTTGTGCCAGAGTCAGACTTGTATCCTCGTAGATTGTACGGTAAACCCAGTGAG GACTTAACTGTCATTCCAAAGTACCTTGTGACATTTACCGTTGGTCATAAGCAGATGCATAATATTGATGCCGCTATTAAGAag TTTTCAGGTAACTTTACTGTCGTTCTGTTTCATTATGATAATCGAACAAGTGACTGGGATGCATATGAGTGGTCAAAGAAGGCTATCCATATAAGTGTGCAGAAGCAGACAAAATG GTGGTTTGCAAAAAGATTCCTTCATCCTGATATCGTTGCTGCCTATGAGTACATATTTATCTGGGATGAAGACCTTGGGGTGGAGCATTTTGAATCTGAAGA ATATATAAAACTTGTGAAGAAGCATGGTTTGGAGATTTCACAGCCTGGTCTAGAGCCGGACGCCAAAGCATTAACATGGCAAATGACCAAGAGAAGAGGCGATCGTGAAGTTCACAA AGAAACAGAGGAGAAACCCGGCTGGTGCCCAGACCCTCATTTACCTCCCTGCGCAGG GTTTGTCGAAATCATGGCACCTGTATTTTCTAGAGAAGCATGGCGCTGTGTATGGTATATGATTCAG AGTGACTTAGTTCATGGATGGGGTCTTGACTTTGCTGTTCGAAAATGTATTGAG CCTGCTCACGAGAAAATAGGTGTTGTAGACGCCCAATGGATTGTACATCAAGGTATTCCATCACTAGGGGGACAG GGTGAATCAAACGACGGGAAGCAACCATGGCAAGGG GTGAGACAAAGGTGTAGATCAGAGTGGAAAATGTTTCAAGATCGCCTTGCCAATGCTGAAAAAGAATATTACCAATTGACGGGAACTTCCAGTTCCACATAA
- the LOC108193807 gene encoding uncharacterized protein LOC108193807 isoform X5: MQCQKTLAKMGHIGRSTFVKKANETTRLLLTTFIGVFFGFVIGVSFPVLSVMDPSIPAQAKVQTNDKSKIWVPSNPRGAERLPPGIVVPESDLYPRRLYGKPSEDLTVIPKYLVTFTVGHKQMHNIDAAIKKFSGNFTVVLFHYDNRTSDWDAYEWSKKAIHISVQKQTKWWFAKRFLHPDIVAAYEYIFIWDEDLGVEHFESEEYIKLVKKHGLEISQPGLEPDAKALTWQMTKRRGDREVHKETEEKPGWCPDPHLPPCAGFVEIMAPVFSREAWRCVWYMIQSDLVHGWGLDFAVRKCIEPAHEKIGVVDAQWIVHQGIPSLGGQGESNDGKQPWQGVRQRCRSEWKMFQDRLANAEKEYYQLTGTSSST; encoded by the exons ATGCAGTGTCAGAAGACTTTAGCTAAAATGGGACATATAGGTCGCAG TACCTTTGTCAAAAAAGCAAATGAGACTACCAGACTTCTGTTAACAACTTTTATTGGAGTTTTTTTTGGTTTCGTGATTGGGGTATCATTTCCTGTCCTATCA GTTATGGATCCTAGTATCCCAGCCCAAGCTAAAGTTCAAACCAATGATAAGTCTAAG ATATGGGTCCCATCAAATCCACGAGGTGCGGAAAGATTACCGCCAGGCATTGTTGTGCCAGAGTCAGACTTGTATCCTCGTAGATTGTACGGTAAACCCAGTGAG GACTTAACTGTCATTCCAAAGTACCTTGTGACATTTACCGTTGGTCATAAGCAGATGCATAATATTGATGCCGCTATTAAGAag TTTTCAGGTAACTTTACTGTCGTTCTGTTTCATTATGATAATCGAACAAGTGACTGGGATGCATATGAGTGGTCAAAGAAGGCTATCCATATAAGTGTGCAGAAGCAGACAAAATG GTGGTTTGCAAAAAGATTCCTTCATCCTGATATCGTTGCTGCCTATGAGTACATATTTATCTGGGATGAAGACCTTGGGGTGGAGCATTTTGAATCTGAAGA ATATATAAAACTTGTGAAGAAGCATGGTTTGGAGATTTCACAGCCTGGTCTAGAGCCGGACGCCAAAGCATTAACATGGCAAATGACCAAGAGAAGAGGCGATCGTGAAGTTCACAA AGAAACAGAGGAGAAACCCGGCTGGTGCCCAGACCCTCATTTACCTCCCTGCGCAGG GTTTGTCGAAATCATGGCACCTGTATTTTCTAGAGAAGCATGGCGCTGTGTATGGTATATGATTCAG AGTGACTTAGTTCATGGATGGGGTCTTGACTTTGCTGTTCGAAAATGTATTGAG CCTGCTCACGAGAAAATAGGTGTTGTAGACGCCCAATGGATTGTACATCAAGGTATTCCATCACTAGGGGGACAG GGTGAATCAAACGACGGGAAGCAACCATGGCAAGGG GTGAGACAAAGGTGTAGATCAGAGTGGAAAATGTTTCAAGATCGCCTTGCCAATGCTGAAAAAGAATATTACCAATTGACGGGAACTTCCAGTTCCACATAA
- the LOC108193807 gene encoding uncharacterized protein LOC108193807 isoform X1, translating to MQCQKTLAKMGHIGRSTFVKKANETTRLLLTTFIGVFFGFVIGVSFPVLSISKLSLSSDYLPLSEFIQVMDPSIPAQAKVQTNDKSKIWVPSNPRGAERLPPGIVVPESDLYPRRLYGKPSEDLTVIPKYLVTFTVGHKQMHNIDAAIKKFSGNFTVVLFHYDNRTSDWDAYEWSKKAIHISVQKQTKWWFAKRFLHPDIVAAYEYIFIWDEDLGVEHFESEEYIKLVKKHGLEISQPGLEPDAKALTWQMTKRRGDREVHKETEEKPGWCPDPHLPPCAGFVEIMAPVFSREAWRCVWYMIQSDLVHGWGLDFAVRKCIEPAHEKIGVVDAQWIVHQGIPSLGGQGESNDGKQPWQGVRQRCRSEWKMFQDRLANAEKEYYQLTGTSSST from the exons ATGCAGTGTCAGAAGACTTTAGCTAAAATGGGACATATAGGTCGCAG TACCTTTGTCAAAAAAGCAAATGAGACTACCAGACTTCTGTTAACAACTTTTATTGGAGTTTTTTTTGGTTTCGTGATTGGGGTATCATTTCCTGTCCTATCAATAAGTAAG CTGAGTCTTTCCTCCGATTATCTTCCCCTCTCTGAATTTATTCAGGTTATGGATCCTAGTATCCCAGCCCAAGCTAAAGTTCAAACCAATGATAAGTCTAAG ATATGGGTCCCATCAAATCCACGAGGTGCGGAAAGATTACCGCCAGGCATTGTTGTGCCAGAGTCAGACTTGTATCCTCGTAGATTGTACGGTAAACCCAGTGAG GACTTAACTGTCATTCCAAAGTACCTTGTGACATTTACCGTTGGTCATAAGCAGATGCATAATATTGATGCCGCTATTAAGAag TTTTCAGGTAACTTTACTGTCGTTCTGTTTCATTATGATAATCGAACAAGTGACTGGGATGCATATGAGTGGTCAAAGAAGGCTATCCATATAAGTGTGCAGAAGCAGACAAAATG GTGGTTTGCAAAAAGATTCCTTCATCCTGATATCGTTGCTGCCTATGAGTACATATTTATCTGGGATGAAGACCTTGGGGTGGAGCATTTTGAATCTGAAGA ATATATAAAACTTGTGAAGAAGCATGGTTTGGAGATTTCACAGCCTGGTCTAGAGCCGGACGCCAAAGCATTAACATGGCAAATGACCAAGAGAAGAGGCGATCGTGAAGTTCACAA AGAAACAGAGGAGAAACCCGGCTGGTGCCCAGACCCTCATTTACCTCCCTGCGCAGG GTTTGTCGAAATCATGGCACCTGTATTTTCTAGAGAAGCATGGCGCTGTGTATGGTATATGATTCAG AGTGACTTAGTTCATGGATGGGGTCTTGACTTTGCTGTTCGAAAATGTATTGAG CCTGCTCACGAGAAAATAGGTGTTGTAGACGCCCAATGGATTGTACATCAAGGTATTCCATCACTAGGGGGACAG GGTGAATCAAACGACGGGAAGCAACCATGGCAAGGG GTGAGACAAAGGTGTAGATCAGAGTGGAAAATGTTTCAAGATCGCCTTGCCAATGCTGAAAAAGAATATTACCAATTGACGGGAACTTCCAGTTCCACATAA
- the LOC108193807 gene encoding uncharacterized protein LOC108193807 isoform X3, producing the protein MGHIGRSTFVKKANETTRLLLTTFIGVFFGFVIGVSFPVLSISKLSLSSDYLPLSEFIQVMDPSIPAQAKVQTNDKSKIWVPSNPRGAERLPPGIVVPESDLYPRRLYGKPSEDLTVIPKYLVTFTVGHKQMHNIDAAIKKFSGNFTVVLFHYDNRTSDWDAYEWSKKAIHISVQKQTKWWFAKRFLHPDIVAAYEYIFIWDEDLGVEHFESEEYIKLVKKHGLEISQPGLEPDAKALTWQMTKRRGDREVHKETEEKPGWCPDPHLPPCAGFVEIMAPVFSREAWRCVWYMIQSDLVHGWGLDFAVRKCIEPAHEKIGVVDAQWIVHQGIPSLGGQGESNDGKQPWQGVRQRCRSEWKMFQDRLANAEKEYYQLTGTSSST; encoded by the exons ATGGGACATATAGGTCGCAG TACCTTTGTCAAAAAAGCAAATGAGACTACCAGACTTCTGTTAACAACTTTTATTGGAGTTTTTTTTGGTTTCGTGATTGGGGTATCATTTCCTGTCCTATCAATAAGTAAG CTGAGTCTTTCCTCCGATTATCTTCCCCTCTCTGAATTTATTCAGGTTATGGATCCTAGTATCCCAGCCCAAGCTAAAGTTCAAACCAATGATAAGTCTAAG ATATGGGTCCCATCAAATCCACGAGGTGCGGAAAGATTACCGCCAGGCATTGTTGTGCCAGAGTCAGACTTGTATCCTCGTAGATTGTACGGTAAACCCAGTGAG GACTTAACTGTCATTCCAAAGTACCTTGTGACATTTACCGTTGGTCATAAGCAGATGCATAATATTGATGCCGCTATTAAGAag TTTTCAGGTAACTTTACTGTCGTTCTGTTTCATTATGATAATCGAACAAGTGACTGGGATGCATATGAGTGGTCAAAGAAGGCTATCCATATAAGTGTGCAGAAGCAGACAAAATG GTGGTTTGCAAAAAGATTCCTTCATCCTGATATCGTTGCTGCCTATGAGTACATATTTATCTGGGATGAAGACCTTGGGGTGGAGCATTTTGAATCTGAAGA ATATATAAAACTTGTGAAGAAGCATGGTTTGGAGATTTCACAGCCTGGTCTAGAGCCGGACGCCAAAGCATTAACATGGCAAATGACCAAGAGAAGAGGCGATCGTGAAGTTCACAA AGAAACAGAGGAGAAACCCGGCTGGTGCCCAGACCCTCATTTACCTCCCTGCGCAGG GTTTGTCGAAATCATGGCACCTGTATTTTCTAGAGAAGCATGGCGCTGTGTATGGTATATGATTCAG AGTGACTTAGTTCATGGATGGGGTCTTGACTTTGCTGTTCGAAAATGTATTGAG CCTGCTCACGAGAAAATAGGTGTTGTAGACGCCCAATGGATTGTACATCAAGGTATTCCATCACTAGGGGGACAG GGTGAATCAAACGACGGGAAGCAACCATGGCAAGGG GTGAGACAAAGGTGTAGATCAGAGTGGAAAATGTTTCAAGATCGCCTTGCCAATGCTGAAAAAGAATATTACCAATTGACGGGAACTTCCAGTTCCACATAA
- the LOC108196816 gene encoding uncharacterized protein LOC108196816: MWNMNKFYEKVSALEEGGSHYCSKKSDDICGSACDEDSGRVISMSRIRCIMRGLDLKTYIFLFVMIPTCVFGVYLHGQKISYFLRPLWEAPPKPFHEIPHYYHENVSMENLCKLHGWGIREFPRRVYDAVLFSNEVDLLTIRWKELYPYVTEFVLLESNSTFTGLPKPLVFANNRDKFKFIESRLTYGKVAGRFKRGENPFVEEAYQRLALDYLLKQAGIQDDDLLIMSDVDEIPSKHTINLLRWCDDTPEVLHLRLKNYLYSFEFMLDNNSWRASVHRYQTGKTKYAHYRQSNDILADAGWHCSFCFRSIQDFVFKMKAYSHFDRVKFNKFLNPKRIQKVICKGADLFDMLPEEYTFKDIIGKMGPIPHSYSAVHLPAYLLQNADKYKYLLPGNCIRESG, from the exons ATGTGGAATATGAATAAGTTTTATGAGAAAGTTTCTGCTTTGGAAGAAGGGGGATCTCATTATTGCTCTAAAAAGTCTGATGATATTTGTGGATCTGCTTGTGATGAG GATTCTGGTCGTGTTATAAGCATGTCAAGAATACGTTGTATTATGCGGGGTCTGGATTTGAAAACGTACATCTTCCTTTTTGTTATGATCCCAACCTGCGTATTTGGTGTATATTTGCATGGACAAAAGATATCTTATTTCTTGCGGCCGCTGTGGGAAGCACCACCCAAGccatttcatgaaattcctcaCTATTACCACGAGAACGTGTCAATGGAGAATTTGTGCAAACTTCATGGTTGGGGAATTCGTGAGTTTCCAAGACGAGTTTATGATGCAGTTTTGTTCAGTAATGAAGTGGACCTCCTGACAATTCGGTGGAAAGAATTGTATCCTTATGTAACAGAATTTGTTCTACTCGAGTCAAATTCAACATTCACTGGATTGCCTAAACCATTGGTTTTTGCCAACAACAGAGACAAATTCAAGTTTATTGAATCACGTTTAACTTATGGGAAAGTGGCTGGAAGATTCAAGAGAGGTGAGAATCCGTTTGTTGAGGAGGCATATCAACGGCTGGCATTGGATTATCTTCTTAAGCAAGCAGGTATTCAAGATGATGACTTGTTGATAATGTCCGATGTTGATGAGATACCAAGTAAACATACTATTAATTTATTGAGGTGGTGTGATGACACACCTGAAGTTCTTCATTTACGGTTGAAGAACTACCTCTATTCTTTTGAGTTTATGTTGGATAATAATAGTTGGAGAGCTTCAGTCCACAGATATCAGACTGGGAAGACGAAATATGCACACTATCGACAGTCAAATGACATCTTAGCAGACGCTGGATGGCATTGCAGCTTTTGTTTCCGGAGTATCCAAGATTTTGTATTTAAGATGAAAGCATATAGTCATTTTGATAGGGTgaagttcaacaaatttttaaaTCCCAAGAGAATTCAGAAGGTAATCTGCAAAGGGGCTGACCTGTTTGATATGCTGCCGGAGGAGTACACCTTCAAGGATATCATAGGGAAAATGGGTCCCATACCTCATTCCTACTCTGCTGTTCATCTTCCGGCCTATCTTTTGCAGAATGCTGACAAGTATAAATATCTTTTACCCGGGAACTGCATAAGAGAAAGTGGCTGA